The Streptomyces sp. HUAS CB01 genome has a segment encoding these proteins:
- a CDS encoding aldehyde dehydrogenase (NADP(+)), protein MGAAPVWSVDPRTGKPREQVAVEATAEEVDRAVRAAEAARAALGDRTARAALLRTAADLLDESGRHVIEAADAETALGPVRLTGELARTTAQLRAFADVVDEGSFLDVRIDHADPARTPPWPDLRRWKIPLGVVAVYAASNFPLAFSVPGGDTASALAAGCPVVVKAHPDHPATSELCAALLRAAARRTGLPEDVVVLVHGFEAGVELVGHPLVAAAGFTGSVRGGRALFDAAAARPVPIPFHGELGSLNPVVITEAAAAERAEAIGGGLAGSMTLGEGQFCTKPGFVLAPAGDAGDRLLKSLTAAVSETDPGVMLDHRMRDAFIAGVGERAGLEGVESPVTPGACGDHSVSAGFLTVPARRLAEEGPHDLLLEECFGPVTVVARYEDTDEVEAVLSRLPGNLTATLHVSEEEAQGSAAELLGSLTALAGRVLVDGWPTGVAVAPAQHHGGPYPATTSTSTSVGATAIERWLRPVTYQSAPSALLPPELRDGNPLGLPRQVDGRPEPLRG, encoded by the coding sequence GTGGGAGCAGCACCAGTCTGGAGTGTGGACCCCCGAACCGGGAAGCCGCGCGAGCAGGTTGCGGTCGAGGCCACAGCGGAGGAGGTCGACCGCGCGGTGCGGGCAGCGGAGGCCGCCCGGGCCGCCCTGGGCGACCGCACGGCCCGGGCCGCCCTGCTGCGGACCGCCGCGGACCTCCTGGACGAGTCGGGCCGGCACGTCATCGAGGCCGCCGACGCCGAGACCGCACTCGGCCCCGTCCGGCTGACCGGCGAACTCGCCAGGACCACCGCCCAGTTGCGGGCCTTCGCCGACGTGGTCGACGAGGGCTCCTTCCTGGACGTCCGCATCGACCACGCCGACCCCGCACGCACCCCGCCGTGGCCCGACCTGCGCCGCTGGAAGATCCCGCTCGGCGTCGTCGCCGTCTACGCGGCGAGCAACTTCCCGCTCGCCTTCTCCGTGCCGGGCGGCGACACCGCCAGCGCCCTCGCCGCCGGCTGCCCCGTGGTCGTCAAGGCCCACCCGGACCACCCGGCGACCTCCGAGCTCTGCGCGGCACTGCTCCGCGCGGCCGCCCGGCGGACCGGGCTGCCCGAGGACGTCGTGGTGCTGGTCCACGGTTTCGAGGCGGGCGTGGAGCTGGTGGGCCATCCGCTCGTCGCCGCCGCCGGGTTCACCGGCTCGGTGCGCGGCGGACGGGCCCTCTTCGACGCGGCCGCCGCCCGCCCGGTGCCCATCCCCTTCCACGGGGAACTCGGCTCCCTCAACCCCGTCGTGATCACGGAGGCGGCGGCCGCCGAGCGTGCCGAGGCCATCGGCGGCGGGCTGGCCGGCTCGATGACCCTGGGGGAGGGGCAGTTCTGCACCAAGCCCGGATTCGTCCTCGCCCCCGCCGGCGACGCGGGCGACCGGCTGCTGAAGTCCCTGACCGCAGCGGTGAGCGAGACCGACCCCGGGGTGATGCTCGACCACCGCATGCGCGACGCGTTCATCGCGGGCGTCGGCGAGCGGGCCGGACTGGAGGGCGTGGAGTCGCCCGTCACCCCCGGCGCCTGCGGCGACCACAGCGTCAGCGCGGGCTTCCTGACCGTGCCGGCGCGGCGGCTGGCCGAGGAGGGACCGCACGACCTGCTGCTGGAGGAGTGCTTCGGCCCCGTCACGGTCGTCGCCCGCTACGAGGACACGGACGAGGTCGAGGCGGTGCTGTCCCGCCTGCCCGGCAATCTCACCGCCACGCTGCACGTCTCCGAGGAGGAGGCCCAGGGCTCCGCCGCGGAACTGCTCGGCTCGCTCACCGCCCTCGCCGGCCGGGTCCTCGTCGACGGCTGGCCCACCGGGGTCGCCGTCGCCCCCGCCCAGCACCACGGCGGCCCCTACCCGGCCACCACGTCCACCTCCACCTCGGTCGGCGCGACCGCGATCGAGCGCTGGCTGCGGCCCGTCACCTACCAGTCGGCGCCGTCCGCGCTGCTCCCGCCCGAGCTGCGCGACGGCAATCCGCTGGGGCTGCCGCGACAGGTCGACGGACGCCCGGAGCCTCTGCGAGGCTGA
- a CDS encoding aminotransferase class V-fold PLP-dependent enzyme gives MDTLGGAEFAPTSTYLNTSTCGLWPRRSVEAVGELAQEIAAGRPEGSGSTAAVEAARGSFARLMGVASDRVALGGSVAVHVGLIAASLPAGAEVVVPEGEFSSMVTPFTTRDLKVRYAPLDALAEAVGPGTALVALSAVQSADGRIADLPAVRAAAAAHGARVLLDASQAAGWLPLDAGQFDYTVTGGFKYLLCPRGASFLTVTEDAQESLVPVHAGLFAAEDPEGSTYGPVERFARSARRYDEPPSFLAYHAAAQSLPLLEETGIAAVHAHNTALAARFRAGLVELGHTPVPGDSCIVAVPGLGGRRPLLARAGVVVSARAGNLRASFHLYNSAADVDRALDVLSG, from the coding sequence ATGGACACCCTGGGAGGCGCCGAGTTCGCGCCCACGTCGACGTATCTGAACACCTCCACCTGCGGTCTGTGGCCGAGGCGCTCGGTGGAGGCCGTCGGGGAGCTCGCTCAGGAGATCGCCGCGGGCCGCCCGGAGGGCTCGGGGAGCACCGCCGCCGTCGAGGCGGCCCGGGGTTCCTTCGCCCGACTGATGGGTGTGGCCTCGGACCGGGTCGCGCTGGGCGGCTCGGTCGCCGTCCATGTGGGGCTCATCGCGGCCTCCCTCCCTGCCGGGGCCGAAGTCGTGGTCCCCGAGGGCGAGTTCAGCTCCATGGTCACCCCCTTCACCACGCGCGACCTGAAGGTGCGGTACGCCCCGCTCGACGCGCTCGCCGAGGCGGTGGGCCCCGGCACCGCGCTGGTGGCCCTGTCCGCCGTGCAGTCTGCCGACGGCCGGATCGCGGACCTGCCGGCGGTGCGCGCCGCCGCCGCCGCGCACGGAGCGCGCGTCCTGCTGGACGCCAGCCAGGCGGCCGGCTGGCTGCCGCTGGACGCCGGGCAGTTCGACTACACGGTCACGGGCGGGTTCAAGTACCTGCTGTGCCCGCGCGGCGCCTCCTTCCTCACCGTGACCGAGGACGCCCAGGAGTCGCTGGTCCCGGTGCACGCCGGACTGTTCGCGGCCGAGGACCCGGAGGGGAGCACGTACGGACCCGTCGAGCGGTTCGCCCGTTCCGCCCGCCGCTACGACGAACCGCCCTCGTTCCTCGCCTACCACGCCGCCGCGCAGTCCCTGCCGCTGCTGGAGGAGACCGGCATCGCCGCGGTCCACGCCCACAACACCGCGCTCGCGGCCCGTTTCCGCGCGGGGCTGGTGGAGCTCGGGCACACGCCGGTTCCCGGCGACTCGTGCATCGTCGCCGTGCCCGGCCTCGGTGGGCGCCGGCCCCTGCTCGCCCGTGCCGGGGTCGTCGTGTCGGCCCGCGCCGGCAATCTGCGGGCCTCCTTCCACCTCTACAACTCGGCGGCGGACGTCGACCGGGCGCTCGACGTGCTCTCGGGCTGA
- a CDS encoding DsbA family oxidoreductase, protein MRVEIWSDIACPWCYVGKARFEQGLAAFAHRDDVEVVHRSFELDPHRARRDTVPVVESIARKYGRTLDEARAMEEHVASAARAEGLGYRTEGRDQGNTFDIHRLLHLAKARGLQEELLDLAYRTNFAEERSVFDPEVLIGLAVEAGLDEDEARAVLADEDAYAEDVRADEREAAELGASAVPFFVLDRRYGVSGGQPAEVFTQALEQAWQGRRIIPVVTPPAPAGGACDDGACEVPPRG, encoded by the coding sequence ATGCGCGTCGAGATCTGGAGCGACATCGCCTGCCCCTGGTGCTACGTGGGGAAGGCGCGCTTCGAGCAGGGCCTCGCGGCCTTCGCCCACCGGGACGACGTCGAGGTCGTGCACCGCTCCTTCGAGCTCGACCCCCACCGCGCCAGGCGCGACACCGTCCCCGTGGTGGAGTCGATCGCCAGGAAGTACGGCCGCACGCTCGACGAGGCCCGCGCCATGGAGGAGCACGTCGCCTCCGCCGCGCGCGCCGAGGGACTCGGGTACCGCACCGAGGGGCGCGACCAGGGCAACACCTTCGACATCCACCGGCTGCTCCATCTGGCCAAGGCCCGCGGCCTCCAGGAGGAGCTCCTGGACCTCGCCTACCGGACGAACTTCGCCGAGGAGCGGTCCGTGTTCGACCCCGAGGTGCTGATCGGGCTCGCGGTCGAGGCGGGGCTGGACGAGGACGAGGCCCGTGCGGTCCTCGCCGACGAGGACGCGTACGCGGAGGACGTGCGGGCCGACGAGCGGGAGGCCGCCGAACTCGGCGCGAGCGCCGTGCCGTTCTTCGTGCTCGACCGCCGCTACGGCGTCTCCGGCGGCCAGCCGGCCGAGGTGTTCACCCAGGCCCTGGAGCAGGCGTGGCAGGGCCGCAGGATCATCCCCGTCGTCACCCCGCCCGCCCCCGCGGGCGGTGCCTGCGACGACGGCGCCTGCGAGGTCCCTCCGCGGGGCTGA
- a CDS encoding DUF1349 domain-containing protein has protein sequence MALPELPFPLRPYGPDADWSYENGMLTGWAGARQDRFVPPTGEALEPVSDAPRLLGAPEGDFQLIARVKVGFGAAFDAGVLYLHVAERQWAKLCLELSPDRPTICTVVTRGHSDDANSFVLEGDSAWLRISRTGGAFAFHASADGQRWTFVRIFTLGSGEEAAAALVGFMAQSPVGEGCVVTFDRIEYRPAWPDGLRDGS, from the coding sequence ATGGCCCTGCCGGAACTCCCCTTCCCCCTGCGTCCCTACGGCCCCGACGCGGACTGGTCGTACGAGAACGGGATGCTCACCGGCTGGGCGGGCGCACGGCAGGACCGCTTCGTGCCGCCCACCGGTGAGGCCCTGGAGCCGGTCTCCGACGCGCCGCGGCTGCTCGGCGCGCCGGAGGGCGACTTCCAGCTGATCGCCCGGGTGAAGGTCGGCTTCGGGGCCGCCTTCGACGCGGGTGTGCTCTATCTGCACGTGGCCGAGCGGCAATGGGCCAAGCTCTGTCTGGAACTGTCCCCGGACCGGCCGACGATCTGCACCGTCGTCACCCGCGGGCACTCCGACGACGCCAACTCCTTCGTGCTGGAGGGCGACAGCGCCTGGCTGCGGATCAGCCGCACCGGTGGCGCCTTCGCGTTCCACGCCTCCGCCGACGGGCAGCGCTGGACCTTCGTCCGGATCTTCACCCTCGGCAGCGGCGAGGAGGCCGCTGCCGCGCTCGTCGGCTTCATGGCCCAGTCGCCCGTCGGCGAGGGCTGCGTCGTCACCTTCGACCGCATCGAGTACCGGCCCGCGTGGCCGGACGGCCTGCGCGACGGCTCCTGA